The Frondihabitans australicus genome includes a region encoding these proteins:
- a CDS encoding lipopolysaccharide biosynthesis protein, whose translation MSQTTEHAPATGSVAVAGEHRRHRGGRPAGGAMRAVGSTAVTKVFVMAISGILGIITSRLIIAHFGTAAYAQYGLLSTFPTLLPFADLGIAAVVINAVAASDEPRRDEMVKRTIVTAFRILLASGGIMVIVALVLTAFDLWPLLLGEGLLPGGNLAAGLCLAVFGVVVPLTVGQRVLVGLKKTTTQVASQAVVAPFMLLCIGVFVMFMIPAGTYLAVASYVANSLVSVICMIVAARTLRPQIGQAVRMIRHVRSYESVPAIGLAWPMLVQMVALPVAMQTDRLLLSHVSGDVQLAQYNLASQLFGIVLQTIAAAGVALWPVYAKARAQGRVESPTKPTLWFLLGGLVVGGCLALVSPWLVEFVSSGKIHLPVLLVVSFVVFVALQACKYPIGMYMTDKGGLVFQVVPILLMVPLNLGVSWLLIAPFGAAGPVIGSALSVAACQVGPNFWYVSRDLKRRRAAQAAGAAAPPSADEAREAESDFLADQTET comes from the coding sequence GTGAGCCAGACCACCGAGCACGCCCCGGCGACCGGCTCCGTCGCCGTCGCAGGGGAGCACCGGCGTCACCGAGGCGGCCGCCCGGCCGGCGGCGCGATGAGGGCCGTCGGCTCGACCGCGGTGACGAAGGTCTTCGTCATGGCGATCTCCGGCATCCTCGGCATCATCACGAGCCGCCTGATCATCGCCCACTTCGGCACGGCCGCCTACGCGCAGTACGGCCTCCTCTCGACGTTCCCGACCCTCCTGCCGTTCGCCGACCTCGGCATCGCCGCCGTGGTGATCAACGCGGTCGCCGCCTCCGACGAGCCGCGCCGCGACGAGATGGTCAAGCGGACCATCGTGACGGCGTTCCGGATCCTCCTCGCCTCCGGCGGCATCATGGTGATCGTCGCCCTGGTGCTCACCGCGTTCGACCTCTGGCCGCTCCTGCTGGGCGAGGGCCTCCTGCCGGGCGGCAACCTCGCGGCCGGCCTCTGCCTCGCGGTCTTCGGCGTCGTGGTGCCGCTGACCGTCGGCCAGCGCGTTCTCGTGGGCCTCAAGAAGACCACGACGCAGGTCGCGAGCCAGGCGGTCGTCGCGCCGTTCATGCTCCTGTGCATCGGCGTCTTCGTCATGTTCATGATCCCGGCGGGCACCTACCTCGCCGTGGCGTCGTACGTCGCGAACAGCCTGGTCTCGGTGATCTGCATGATCGTCGCTGCCCGCACCCTGCGCCCCCAGATCGGCCAGGCCGTCCGGATGATCCGGCACGTCCGCTCGTACGAGAGCGTCCCCGCGATCGGCCTCGCCTGGCCGATGCTCGTGCAGATGGTCGCCCTGCCGGTCGCGATGCAGACCGACCGGCTGCTGCTCAGCCACGTGTCGGGCGACGTGCAGCTGGCCCAGTACAACCTCGCCTCACAGCTCTTCGGCATCGTCCTGCAGACCATCGCCGCCGCCGGGGTCGCCCTGTGGCCGGTCTATGCGAAGGCCCGGGCGCAGGGCCGGGTCGAGTCGCCCACGAAGCCGACGCTGTGGTTCCTGCTCGGAGGCCTGGTCGTCGGCGGGTGCCTCGCGCTCGTCTCGCCGTGGCTGGTCGAGTTCGTCTCGAGCGGCAAGATCCACCTGCCCGTGCTGCTCGTCGTCTCGTTCGTCGTGTTCGTGGCGCTGCAGGCCTGCAAGTACCCGATCGGCATGTACATGACCGACAAGGGCGGTCTCGTCTTCCAGGTCGTGCCGATCCTGCTCATGGTGCCGCTGAACCTCGGCGTCTCGTGGCTGCTCATCGCTCCGTTCGGCGCCGCCGGCCCGGTCATCGGCTCGGCCCTGTCGGTCGCCGCCTGCCAGGTCGGGCCGAACTTCTGGTACGTCTCGCGCGACCTGAAGCGCCGCCGGGCCGCTCAGGCCGCAGGAGCCGCCGCACCGCCGTCCGCTGACGAGGCCCGCGAGGCCGAGTCCGACTTCCTCGCCGACCAGACGGAGACGTGA
- a CDS encoding glycosyltransferase family 4 protein, whose translation MTVLEVLFPEGRDVAGWAERHGRGETPGLWPYGLDGLRALDPDARIAELAKPTRFEAARARLLPGRRPKLGSAATAEVGITWDENTGRLMALTRPHERMYTGVIWVTDLVARGRDTGRMREILREMDGLWVISRGQLEPLRDFVGDDGPPIAYFRFGVDADFFPYRPYPTQPLVVSVGGDRDRDAATLFAALEQVHESVPEARIVVQTTSTLTAPRGVETVAHLSHRELADLYAEASVVAIATGQNLHASGMTVSLEAMATGRPVVMTRTPGIEDYVDHGSTGLLVPVGDAEALSEGVVRLLGDPRLAEAYGRAGRAEVEEWGTTRAMVERMGAFLGLTEDAR comes from the coding sequence GTGACCGTGCTCGAAGTGCTCTTCCCCGAGGGACGCGACGTCGCCGGCTGGGCCGAGCGCCATGGCCGTGGCGAGACCCCGGGCCTGTGGCCCTACGGTCTCGACGGACTCCGCGCCCTCGACCCCGACGCCCGGATCGCCGAGCTCGCGAAGCCGACCCGCTTCGAGGCGGCGCGCGCCCGCCTCCTGCCCGGCCGCAGGCCGAAACTCGGGTCGGCGGCCACGGCGGAGGTCGGCATCACCTGGGACGAGAACACCGGCCGTCTCATGGCGCTGACGCGCCCGCACGAGCGCATGTACACCGGAGTGATCTGGGTGACCGATCTGGTCGCGCGCGGGCGTGACACGGGCAGGATGCGCGAGATCCTGCGCGAGATGGACGGCCTGTGGGTGATCTCCCGCGGCCAGCTGGAGCCGCTGCGCGACTTCGTCGGCGACGACGGGCCGCCGATCGCGTACTTCCGGTTCGGCGTGGACGCCGACTTCTTCCCGTACCGCCCGTACCCGACCCAGCCCCTGGTCGTGAGCGTCGGCGGCGACCGCGACCGCGACGCCGCGACGCTGTTCGCGGCGCTCGAGCAGGTGCACGAGAGCGTGCCCGAGGCCCGGATCGTCGTGCAGACCACGTCGACGCTCACGGCTCCTCGCGGCGTCGAGACGGTCGCGCACCTGAGCCATCGGGAGCTCGCCGACCTCTACGCCGAGGCGTCCGTCGTCGCGATCGCGACCGGGCAGAACCTCCACGCGTCGGGCATGACGGTGAGCCTGGAGGCGATGGCCACGGGGCGCCCCGTGGTCATGACGCGCACGCCCGGCATCGAGGACTACGTCGACCACGGCAGCACCGGTCTTCTCGTGCCGGTCGGTGACGCGGAGGCGCTCAGCGAGGGCGTCGTGCGCCTCCTCGGCGACCCGCGGCTGGCCGAGGCCTACGGTCGCGCCGGCCGTGCCGAGGTCGAGGAGTGGGGCACGACGCGGGCGATGGTCGAGCGGATGGGGGCGTTCCTCGGGCTCACCGAGGACGCGCGGTAG
- a CDS encoding glycosyltransferase family 2 protein, which yields MRPVTVVVVSYGSAALLRENLAPLTRSAPHLSVVVVDNRTDDAERALLVALAAGEGWATVLPDSNTGFGGGMNLGVARALDDGADRLLLLNPDATVDQASVEGLAAVVDEEALTLAAPRILRPDGSVWFAGSDLYLADGRIRSRRRRLDGAEVEEWLSGACLMLSRELWEVTGGFDEGYFLYWEDVDLSHRVRAAGGALRVVEEATAVHAQGGTQGSAGAHGAGEAKSATYYRYNIRNRLLFAARHLDTPTLVAWRRLTPRVAWEVLLQGGRRQFVTSPGTLLVGLRAVLEGRGIAAQELRRRARP from the coding sequence ATGAGACCGGTCACCGTCGTCGTCGTGAGCTACGGCTCCGCCGCTCTGCTGCGGGAGAATCTCGCGCCGCTCACCCGCAGCGCACCCCACCTCTCCGTCGTCGTCGTCGACAACCGCACGGACGACGCCGAGCGCGCCCTGCTCGTCGCGCTGGCCGCCGGCGAGGGCTGGGCCACCGTGCTGCCCGACTCGAACACCGGCTTCGGCGGCGGCATGAACCTCGGCGTCGCACGAGCGCTCGACGACGGGGCCGACCGCCTGCTGCTGCTGAACCCCGACGCCACTGTCGACCAAGCCTCGGTCGAGGGCCTGGCGGCGGTGGTGGACGAGGAGGCGCTCACTCTGGCGGCGCCTCGGATCCTGCGGCCTGACGGCTCCGTGTGGTTCGCGGGCAGCGACCTGTACCTCGCCGACGGCCGGATCCGCTCGCGGCGGCGGCGCCTCGACGGCGCCGAGGTCGAGGAGTGGCTCAGCGGCGCCTGCCTCATGCTCTCGCGCGAGCTCTGGGAGGTGACAGGCGGGTTCGACGAGGGGTACTTCCTCTACTGGGAGGACGTCGACCTCAGCCACCGCGTCAGGGCCGCAGGAGGCGCGCTGCGGGTCGTCGAGGAGGCCACCGCCGTGCACGCGCAGGGCGGCACGCAGGGATCCGCCGGGGCGCACGGGGCGGGCGAGGCGAAGTCCGCGACGTACTACCGCTACAACATCCGCAACCGGCTGCTCTTCGCCGCGCGGCACCTCGACACGCCGACTCTCGTCGCCTGGCGGCGCCTCACCCCGCGCGTGGCGTGGGAGGTGCTGCTGCAGGGCGGTCGCCGGCAGTTCGTCACGTCGCCCGGCACACTGCTGGTGGGTCTCCGGGCCGTCCTCGAGGGCCGAGGCATCGCGGCGCAGGAGCTGCGCCGCCGCGCTCGTCCCTAG
- a CDS encoding glycosyltransferase family 2 protein, which produces MTRATLTIAVLTYRRPDDLGAVLPLLASQAVAAAAADYDTRVLVVDNDPGASARDQVAAFAATAEAATAGSTPAGATVAYAHEPEPGIAAARNRALEASAESDLLVFIDDDERPSDKWLVTLLDAFEIEGPAAVVGPVVSDYSVEPDPWIVAGRFFDRRRLPTGTEVDVAATNNLLLDLRLMRSWGLEFERSLGTIGRSDTVFTRSIVRHGGRMIWCDEAVVTDVVPPHRLTRQWVVQRAFSSGNGWSLTSLLLAPGRGLRLPLRLRLTGKGLVRLAGGGARVVVGSVARSMGQRARGVRTIARGAGMVSGAWGHRYQEYRRSA; this is translated from the coding sequence ATGACCCGCGCCACGCTCACCATCGCCGTGCTGACCTACCGTCGACCCGACGACCTCGGCGCGGTGCTGCCGCTGCTGGCCTCGCAGGCCGTGGCGGCGGCTGCGGCGGACTACGACACCCGTGTGCTCGTCGTCGACAACGATCCCGGCGCCTCGGCGCGCGACCAGGTGGCGGCGTTCGCGGCCACCGCCGAGGCGGCCACCGCCGGGTCGACCCCGGCCGGCGCGACCGTGGCGTACGCCCACGAGCCCGAGCCCGGCATCGCCGCCGCCCGCAACCGCGCGCTCGAGGCCAGCGCCGAGAGCGACCTGCTCGTCTTCATCGACGACGACGAGCGGCCGAGCGACAAGTGGCTGGTCACCCTCCTCGACGCGTTCGAGATCGAGGGGCCGGCCGCCGTCGTGGGCCCGGTCGTCTCCGACTACTCGGTCGAGCCCGACCCGTGGATCGTGGCCGGCCGCTTCTTCGACCGCCGCCGACTGCCCACCGGCACCGAGGTCGACGTCGCCGCGACGAACAACCTGCTGCTCGACCTGCGCCTGATGCGGAGCTGGGGGCTGGAGTTCGAGCGGTCCCTCGGCACGATCGGCCGCAGCGACACCGTGTTCACCCGCTCGATCGTCCGCCACGGAGGCCGCATGATCTGGTGCGACGAGGCCGTCGTCACCGACGTCGTGCCACCGCACCGCCTGACCCGACAGTGGGTCGTGCAGCGCGCCTTCTCGAGCGGCAACGGCTGGAGCCTCACGTCGCTGCTCCTCGCGCCCGGCCGGGGCCTCCGCCTGCCGCTGCGACTCCGCCTCACCGGCAAGGGTCTCGTGCGTCTCGCCGGCGGCGGCGCGCGGGTCGTGGTCGGGTCCGTCGCCCGCTCGATGGGCCAGCGCGCCCGGGGCGTCCGCACCATCGCCCGCGGCGCCGGCATGGTCTCGGGCGCGTGGGGGCACCGCTACCAGGAGTACCGCCGCAGCGCCTGA
- a CDS encoding glycosyltransferase family 4 protein, with protein MPTSSGAPPAPARVGRTLPDVRLYQTLRTAHLERAHELSPATILYGVRRYDFDEDAARGLDLVQASGLKSALLLLRSPVRRIEINEPLMLSSLPSTAWALAALSLRGVLRRGRAQVVTYCIGNTDPFRQGPRRGGLRGLRTRLRRALDRVVARRVWARVDRVVFGTPAARDVYGEVLGRPPRAEVSTILALSTPHPVTAPEAEQRPLGVTFLGALMERKGVRVLLAAWPLVRERVPGATLLVLGKGPLEGEMREVAAGDGSIEVLVDPARRVIHEQLARTAVLALPSQPSPTWREQIGLPIVEALSHGCRVVATDETGLASWLRESGHRISEPATSPEALAAAIVASLEGGPSRAEVLATLPPVDARLLADDFLFERVREPVAS; from the coding sequence ATGCCGACGTCGAGCGGAGCGCCCCCGGCGCCCGCCCGCGTCGGGCGCACGCTGCCCGACGTCCGCCTGTACCAGACCCTCCGCACCGCTCACCTCGAGCGCGCGCACGAGCTGAGCCCGGCGACGATCCTCTACGGTGTGCGGCGCTACGACTTCGACGAGGACGCCGCCCGCGGACTCGACCTGGTGCAGGCGAGCGGCCTGAAGAGCGCCCTGCTGCTCCTGCGCTCCCCCGTCCGCAGGATCGAGATCAACGAGCCCCTCATGCTCTCGAGCCTGCCTTCGACGGCGTGGGCCCTCGCGGCGCTCTCGCTGCGCGGGGTGCTCCGGCGCGGGCGCGCGCAGGTGGTGACGTACTGCATCGGCAACACCGACCCGTTCCGGCAGGGCCCGCGGCGCGGAGGCCTCCGGGGTCTGCGCACGAGGCTCCGGCGAGCACTCGACCGTGTCGTCGCACGGCGCGTCTGGGCCCGGGTCGATCGGGTGGTGTTCGGCACCCCGGCCGCGCGCGACGTGTACGGCGAGGTGCTCGGGCGACCCCCGCGCGCCGAGGTGTCGACGATCCTGGCGCTCTCGACGCCCCATCCGGTGACGGCACCCGAGGCGGAGCAGAGGCCGCTGGGCGTCACCTTCCTCGGCGCACTCATGGAGCGGAAGGGCGTGCGTGTGCTCCTCGCGGCCTGGCCGCTCGTCCGCGAGCGGGTGCCCGGCGCGACGCTGCTGGTGCTCGGCAAGGGGCCGCTCGAGGGCGAGATGCGCGAGGTCGCGGCGGGCGACGGATCGATCGAGGTTCTCGTCGATCCTGCGCGCCGGGTGATCCACGAGCAGCTCGCCCGCACGGCCGTGCTCGCCCTGCCGTCGCAGCCGTCGCCCACGTGGCGCGAGCAGATCGGGCTGCCGATCGTCGAGGCGCTCTCGCACGGCTGCCGCGTGGTGGCGACCGACGAGACCGGCCTGGCGTCGTGGCTGAGAGAGTCGGGGCACAGGATCAGCGAGCCCGCCACCTCGCCCGAGGCCCTGGCCGCCGCGATCGTCGCCTCCCTGGAGGGCGGACCGTCGCGGGCCGAGGTGCTCGCGACGCTGCCCCCGGTCGACGCCCGGCTGCTCGCCGACGACTTCCTGTTCGAGCGGGTGCGAGAGCCGGTGGCGTCGTGA
- a CDS encoding Wzz/FepE/Etk N-terminal domain-containing protein, translating to MDPRDYWTAIRKSWIVVVVLGLVGLAAGYGYGHGKPDVYQSTSKVFVSVAEGSTIDQLAQGSTYTHALVSSYAELATTARVLDPVIDELGLSTTPTKLARSISSTSPTNTVFVEITVSDSTARGSASIANAVAHSLSVVAPKLSPSTKAGTEPVALSVVQPAQTPAGPRSPNRHLIDITALIIGLAVGVIVAIIRALVDTRIRSRHDLDRVLEAPVVGTIRRAPSEAAGLSLVKSPASARAEDFRLVGATLQYTGVAGSLESVLVASPLGGHDAADLALNLALATAERGKAVLVIDADLRSPQVGAATGVTSPRGLSDVIGGAKLEDAIQEWTGGVDVLVAGQAQSNPAFILGSSGLGKALDAAKNGYDLVVVVSPAILSAADSVTLVHQTEGALIAASARRTRRAQLVRAIETIHAVQASVLGVVLVDVKAPSREEHAATAHPATAPSTSAAPATGPVPVTGTDAK from the coding sequence ATGGACCCTCGCGATTACTGGACCGCGATCCGCAAGAGCTGGATCGTCGTCGTGGTGCTCGGCCTCGTCGGCCTGGCCGCCGGCTACGGCTACGGCCACGGGAAGCCCGACGTCTACCAGTCGACCAGCAAGGTCTTCGTCTCGGTGGCCGAGGGCTCGACGATCGACCAGCTCGCCCAGGGGTCGACGTACACGCACGCGCTCGTCTCCTCGTACGCCGAGCTGGCCACGACGGCCCGGGTCCTCGACCCGGTGATCGACGAGCTCGGTCTCTCGACGACTCCGACGAAGCTCGCGCGCAGCATCTCGTCGACGAGCCCGACGAACACCGTCTTCGTCGAGATCACCGTCTCCGACTCCACCGCCCGCGGCTCCGCGTCGATCGCGAACGCCGTGGCCCACTCGCTGAGCGTCGTCGCCCCCAAGCTCAGCCCGTCGACGAAGGCCGGCACCGAGCCCGTGGCCCTCTCGGTCGTGCAGCCCGCGCAGACCCCGGCCGGCCCGCGCTCGCCCAACCGCCACCTCATCGACATCACGGCGCTGATCATCGGTCTCGCCGTCGGCGTCATCGTCGCCATCATCCGCGCGCTCGTCGACACCCGGATCCGCAGCCGCCACGACCTCGACCGCGTGCTCGAGGCGCCCGTCGTCGGCACGATCCGCCGCGCACCCTCCGAGGCCGCCGGACTGTCGCTGGTCAAGTCGCCGGCGAGCGCCCGTGCCGAGGACTTCCGCCTCGTCGGCGCCACCCTGCAGTACACGGGCGTCGCCGGCAGCCTCGAGTCGGTCCTCGTCGCCTCGCCGCTCGGCGGGCACGACGCGGCCGACCTCGCCCTCAACCTCGCCCTGGCCACGGCCGAGCGCGGCAAGGCGGTCCTCGTGATCGACGCCGACCTCCGGTCGCCCCAGGTCGGCGCCGCCACCGGCGTCACCAGCCCCCGCGGCCTCAGCGACGTCATCGGCGGCGCGAAGCTGGAAGACGCGATCCAGGAGTGGACCGGCGGCGTCGACGTGCTGGTCGCCGGCCAGGCGCAGTCGAACCCCGCGTTCATCCTCGGCTCCAGCGGCCTGGGCAAGGCTCTCGACGCCGCGAAGAACGGCTACGACCTCGTCGTCGTGGTCTCGCCCGCCATCCTCTCGGCGGCCGACTCGGTCACGCTCGTCCACCAGACCGAGGGCGCGCTCATCGCCGCCTCGGCACGCCGCACGCGCCGGGCGCAGCTCGTCCGCGCGATCGAGACCATCCACGCCGTCCAGGCGTCGGTGCTCGGGGTCGTCCTGGTCGACGTCAAGGCGCCCTCGCGCGAGGAGCACGCCGCGACCGCTCACCCGGCGACCGCGCCGTCGACCTCGGCCGCACCGGCGACCGGACCGGTCCCCGTCACGGGCACCGACGCGAAGTAG
- a CDS encoding glycosyltransferase family 39 protein, producing MTADTAVTVDGSGTQDPDPTPSATVDGSQRRPRGAFVVVSLVLAVVLAAVVANLVLDPWFGPRRYSMIAVTITAVVLAAALPFAYLWAGVVDRRFARRSRRANGLAVAGVVVAAFAILLVIGMLTLRSPGFDAGVVFGAAINLTAGHGLNGEEVRYFSMYPNNVFLTFSLWKSFALVKAIAHISGPPALFYALAVAANAAVLACGVLLTFTVARRVAGRQVAIFTLLPTAVLVVLSPWIGTVYSDTLGLVFPILVIYLFLRADSAGTTRARLLWWGGIGLVTAVGYEIKPTTVFAVVAVALVVLIRVPLRRAGARALLPPVASIVAALVVLGVAHVGIGAVLDRSGTVPFSLAHDTTQFPLTHFLKMGSHGTGGYDAHDVAVTRAIPTEAGKFAEGLQGYASNVAAQGPVRYAGFLAEKTARFLGDGTFYQWQEGGELNLPFIVTDSLGKDAQAVYGPSGALHPALVDLWQAMWTLVLLLGAAPLVLRRDRRLFGDASVAMRVAILGLIVFLMLFEGRSRYVYLYVPFFVVLAGVSMRSLAERFRRRDETSPDVSPLLGAPADAVRAERAS from the coding sequence GTGACCGCCGACACCGCCGTCACCGTCGATGGCTCCGGGACGCAGGATCCCGACCCCACGCCTTCCGCCACCGTCGACGGGTCACAGCGGCGCCCCCGCGGCGCCTTCGTCGTCGTGTCGCTCGTCCTGGCCGTCGTGCTCGCCGCCGTGGTGGCGAACCTCGTCCTCGACCCCTGGTTCGGCCCGCGCCGCTACTCGATGATCGCCGTGACGATCACGGCGGTGGTGCTGGCGGCCGCGCTGCCGTTCGCCTACCTCTGGGCGGGTGTCGTCGACCGCCGGTTCGCGCGCCGGTCTCGCCGGGCGAACGGGCTGGCCGTGGCGGGTGTCGTGGTCGCGGCCTTCGCGATCCTGCTGGTCATCGGCATGCTCACGCTCAGGAGCCCGGGATTCGACGCCGGGGTCGTGTTCGGCGCCGCCATCAACCTCACCGCGGGCCACGGCCTGAACGGCGAGGAGGTGCGCTACTTCTCGATGTACCCGAACAACGTCTTCCTCACCTTCTCGCTCTGGAAGTCGTTCGCCCTCGTCAAGGCGATCGCTCACATCTCGGGGCCGCCGGCGCTCTTCTACGCCCTCGCCGTCGCGGCGAACGCCGCCGTGCTCGCGTGCGGCGTGCTCCTCACCTTCACCGTGGCGCGTCGGGTCGCAGGACGCCAGGTGGCGATCTTCACCCTGCTGCCGACCGCCGTGCTCGTGGTCCTGTCGCCGTGGATCGGAACGGTGTACTCCGACACGCTGGGGCTGGTCTTCCCGATCCTCGTGATCTACCTGTTCCTCAGGGCCGACTCCGCCGGGACGACGCGCGCCCGGCTGCTCTGGTGGGGCGGGATCGGACTCGTGACGGCCGTCGGGTACGAGATCAAGCCGACGACCGTCTTCGCGGTCGTCGCCGTCGCTCTCGTCGTGCTGATCCGGGTGCCGCTGCGGCGCGCGGGCGCTCGGGCGCTGCTGCCTCCGGTCGCGTCGATCGTCGCGGCGCTCGTCGTGCTGGGAGTGGCGCACGTCGGCATCGGCGCGGTGCTCGATCGCTCCGGCACGGTCCCGTTCTCGCTGGCGCACGACACGACGCAGTTCCCGCTCACGCACTTCCTCAAGATGGGATCGCACGGCACCGGCGGCTACGACGCCCATGACGTCGCCGTCACCCGCGCGATCCCGACCGAGGCCGGCAAGTTCGCCGAGGGCCTTCAGGGCTACGCCTCGAACGTGGCCGCGCAGGGCCCCGTCAGGTACGCCGGGTTCCTGGCCGAGAAGACCGCCAGGTTCCTCGGCGACGGCACCTTCTACCAGTGGCAGGAAGGAGGCGAGCTCAACCTGCCGTTCATCGTGACCGACTCGCTCGGGAAGGACGCCCAGGCGGTCTACGGCCCCTCGGGCGCTCTCCACCCGGCGCTCGTCGACCTGTGGCAGGCGATGTGGACCCTGGTGCTGCTTCTGGGCGCCGCGCCCCTCGTGCTCCGCCGCGATCGGAGACTGTTCGGGGACGCGTCGGTCGCGATGCGTGTCGCGATCCTGGGCCTCATCGTCTTCCTCATGCTGTTCGAGGGTCGCTCGCGCTACGTGTACCTCTACGTGCCCTTCTTCGTGGTGCTCGCGGGCGTGTCGATGCGATCGCTCGCGGAGCGCTTTCGCCGCCGCGACGAGACGTCCCCCGATGTGTCCCCTCTTTTGGGGGCACCTGCCGACGCGGTGAGAGCAGAAAGAGCCTCGTGA
- a CDS encoding glycosyltransferase family 2 protein, giving the protein MRGSRVSYVFPIYNETGNIDLLYRTVDEVVRGLPYEIELIFVNDGSRDDSLAKLRALAADDPRVKVLDFARNYGHQIAVTAGLDASTGDAVIIMDSDLQDPPRVSIDLLAKWEEGWDVVYAQRRSRKDTPFKKATAAAFYKGLRYMSEVDIPANTGDFRLLDRRVVDELSKYKERDRFLRGMVSFIGFDQTAVQFDRDERHSGESGYPLGKMITFATDGIMGFSTFPLKIISRIGFVAAAFSVVGIVYVLVMKLFVPQVVVAGWAFIVLSILLMGGLQLIMLGILGGYVGRIYRQVQQRPLYALRDERPSPVALVTPIAAAASAPQATSVAPVGTPASADDRTAATQ; this is encoded by the coding sequence ATGCGCGGATCACGAGTCTCCTACGTCTTCCCGATCTACAACGAGACCGGCAACATCGACCTGCTCTACCGCACGGTCGACGAGGTCGTGCGCGGCCTCCCCTACGAGATCGAGCTGATCTTCGTCAACGACGGCTCGCGCGACGACTCGCTGGCGAAGCTCCGCGCGCTGGCCGCCGACGACCCGCGGGTGAAAGTCCTCGACTTCGCCCGGAACTACGGCCACCAGATCGCGGTGACGGCGGGGCTCGACGCGTCGACCGGCGACGCCGTGATCATCATGGACTCCGACCTGCAGGATCCCCCGCGGGTCTCGATCGACCTCCTCGCCAAGTGGGAGGAGGGCTGGGACGTCGTCTACGCGCAGCGTCGGTCGCGGAAGGACACCCCGTTCAAGAAGGCGACCGCCGCGGCCTTCTACAAGGGCCTCCGCTACATGTCGGAGGTCGACATCCCGGCGAACACGGGTGACTTCCGCCTCCTCGACCGGCGCGTGGTCGACGAACTGTCCAAGTACAAGGAGCGCGACCGCTTCCTCCGCGGCATGGTGAGCTTCATCGGCTTCGACCAGACCGCCGTGCAGTTCGACCGCGACGAGCGCCACTCGGGCGAGTCCGGGTACCCGCTCGGCAAGATGATCACCTTCGCCACCGACGGGATCATGGGCTTCTCGACGTTTCCGCTCAAGATCATCTCGCGCATCGGCTTCGTCGCCGCCGCGTTCAGCGTCGTCGGCATCGTCTACGTGCTGGTCATGAAGCTGTTCGTGCCACAGGTGGTCGTCGCGGGCTGGGCGTTCATCGTCCTGTCGATCCTGCTCATGGGCGGCCTGCAGCTGATCATGCTGGGGATCCTCGGCGGCTACGTCGGCCGGATCTACCGGCAGGTGCAGCAGCGCCCCCTCTACGCCCTCCGCGACGAGCGCCCCTCTCCCGTCGCGCTCGTGACGCCGATCGCCGCCGCAGCGTCGGCCCCGCAGGCGACCAGCGTCGCCCCCGTGGGCACGCCGGCCTCCGCCGACGACCGAACCGCAGCCACGCAGTGA
- a CDS encoding putative protein N(5)-glutamine methyltransferase has translation MGRRILNAPVDEVVARLRAAGCVFAEDEARILLADDPDEAALEARLRRREAGEPLEVIVGWAEFRGLRVNVAPGVFVPRQRTGLLVEVALAATALADRATDAAVLDLCCGAGAVAAAIEAARPRARVLAADLDERATADARTNVRDAGHVFTGDLFDALPPEWRGRLDVVVANAPYVPTGEIAFMPAEAREHEPNHALDGGPTGTELQRRIAETAPEWLRSEGVLAIETSERQSATTVAHLEANGFAARVVRDDDLDATVVTGALRRR, from the coding sequence ATCGGGCGCAGGATCCTGAACGCTCCCGTCGACGAGGTCGTCGCACGCCTCCGGGCGGCCGGCTGCGTGTTCGCAGAAGACGAGGCGCGGATCCTGCTCGCCGACGACCCCGACGAGGCCGCCCTGGAGGCGCGCCTGCGCCGTCGCGAGGCCGGTGAGCCGCTCGAGGTGATCGTGGGCTGGGCCGAGTTCCGGGGGCTGCGGGTGAACGTGGCGCCGGGGGTGTTCGTGCCGCGGCAGCGCACGGGCCTCTTGGTCGAGGTCGCCCTGGCGGCAACGGCACTCGCCGACCGTGCGACCGACGCCGCCGTGCTCGACCTCTGCTGCGGGGCCGGCGCCGTCGCCGCGGCGATCGAGGCCGCACGTCCGAGAGCGCGGGTGCTCGCCGCCGACCTCGACGAGCGCGCCACCGCCGACGCCCGCACGAACGTCCGCGACGCAGGCCACGTCTTCACCGGCGACCTGTTCGACGCGCTGCCGCCCGAGTGGCGCGGCCGGCTCGACGTCGTCGTGGCGAACGCACCCTACGTGCCCACCGGCGAGATCGCCTTCATGCCCGCCGAGGCCCGCGAGCACGAACCGAACCACGCCCTCGACGGCGGCCCCACGGGCACCGAGCTGCAGCGCCGGATCGCCGAGACGGCGCCGGAATGGCTGCGATCGGAGGGCGTGCTCGCCATCGAGACGAGCGAGCGCCAGTCGGCGACGACCGTCGCGCATCTGGAGGCGAACGGGTTCGCGGCGAGGGTCGTGCGCGACGACGATCTCGACGCGACCGTCGTGACCGGGGCGCTCCGCCGGCGATGA